The Miscanthus floridulus cultivar M001 chromosome 17, ASM1932011v1, whole genome shotgun sequence genome has a window encoding:
- the LOC136515963 gene encoding auxin-responsive protein SAUR36-like: MVSAKMMAQLAKNWQRMTSLGRKHLTRGTAKESDECCTSVAGKGHCVVYTADERRFEVPLAFLGNRVFEELLRMSQEEFGFMSDGRIMLPCDASTMEYAMCLLRRSVSSEVEKAFLSTMELPCIYATCVAPSVGVSQKVAVCSF, from the coding sequence ATGGTCAGTGCCAAGATGATGGCTCAACTGGCAAAGAACTGGCAGAGGATGACATCACTTGGAAGGAAGCACCTGACTAGGGGGACGGCAAAGGAATCCGACGAGTGCTGCACCTCTGTGGCGGGCAAGGGCCACTGTGTGGTGTACACAGCCGACGAGAGGCGGTTCGAGGTGCCACTGGCATTCCTTGGAAACAGGGTCTTCGAGGAGCTCCTACGGATGTCCCAGGAGGAGTTTGGCTTCATGAGTGATGGGCGGATCATGCTCCCTTGTGATGCTTCAACCATGGAGTACGCCATGTGCTTGCTCAGAAGAAGTGTCTCTTCAGAGGTAGAGAAGGCATTCCTAAGCACCATGGAGTTGCCATGCATCTATGCAACTTGTGTGGCACCATCTGTAGGAGTTAGTCAGAAGGTTGCTGTTTGCAGCTTCTAA